Proteins encoded together in one Planctomycetia bacterium window:
- a CDS encoding DUF4416 family protein — translation MGDIRPTSPVMLIVAAFSRHSAALDWAQQRATETWGTTALASDRFDFRETDYYEPTMGAEIKKTFWAFNGLIAPERLVEIKLLTNALEEEYAALGRHPEARPLNLDPGYLTNAKLVLASTKDHAHRIYLDRGIFAEVTLHYSHGAWQPRDWTFPDYRRADYHAFFTQCRDELRRRSN, via the coding sequence ATGGGAGACATTCGCCCCACATCGCCGGTGATGTTGATCGTCGCCGCCTTCAGCCGGCATAGCGCGGCGCTCGATTGGGCGCAGCAGCGAGCCACGGAAACTTGGGGGACAACCGCACTCGCGAGCGACCGGTTCGATTTCCGCGAGACCGACTACTATGAACCGACGATGGGCGCGGAGATCAAGAAGACGTTTTGGGCGTTCAACGGATTGATCGCGCCGGAACGGCTGGTCGAGATCAAGCTGCTGACCAACGCTTTGGAGGAAGAGTACGCGGCCCTCGGACGACACCCGGAGGCGCGGCCGCTCAATCTGGATCCTGGTTATCTGACGAACGCCAAGTTGGTCCTGGCTTCAACGAAGGATCACGCGCACCGCATCTACTTAGATCGCGGCATCTTCGCGGAAGTGACGCTCCACTATTCGCACGGCGCCTGGCAACCGCGCGACTGGACCTTCCCTGACTATCGCCGCGCGGACTACCACGCGTTCTTCACGCAATGCCGCGATGAGTTGCGGCGACGTTCAAACTAA